A single window of Magnetococcus marinus MC-1 DNA harbors:
- a CDS encoding dihydrolipoyl dehydrogenase — translation MTRQVDVIIIGAGTAGLYAMSVVKQQTSHFVVVDQGPLGTTCARVGCMPSKALIQTADDYHNAQRMVREGLLSETPTMQPQAGPAFALKISHMLSSKISERVSGGLGEKLIQGRARFVAKDTIEVNGQTLQAKAIILATGSEPVIPAPWRAFGARILDSEGVFQLQEMPKSLAVLGLGAIGLELGQALSTLGVAVTGVEMAQHVANLQDPEIRAMALEQFGKQFPLHLGHAASLSEGENGQIRVQAGPLDIQVEKVLVSLGRRPRVADMGLAEVGIALDARGVPLFDPTTTKVEGAPIFIAGDCTNDRVIFHEAAEEGKMAGFNGLREHPQRFQRKTPLGIIFTDPNIATFGMGYEAALAAGAQMASATIHTESRAKVMGVEAAMVRLYADPATGRLLGGALISPRGEHMAHTLVWAVQGGLTVHQMASMPYYHPNLEEALFAVSSALSKQCKGGYEGVPAGLIPA, via the coding sequence ATGACCAGACAGGTAGATGTTATTATAATCGGTGCCGGTACGGCGGGGCTCTACGCCATGAGCGTGGTCAAGCAGCAGACCAGCCATTTTGTGGTGGTCGACCAAGGACCCCTTGGCACCACCTGTGCTCGGGTAGGCTGCATGCCCTCAAAGGCGCTCATTCAGACCGCCGATGACTACCACAACGCCCAACGCATGGTGCGGGAAGGTCTGCTCTCCGAGACGCCCACTATGCAGCCCCAAGCTGGTCCAGCCTTTGCCCTTAAAATCAGTCACATGCTCTCATCTAAAATCAGCGAGCGCGTAAGCGGTGGGTTGGGCGAAAAACTGATTCAAGGCCGTGCCCGCTTTGTGGCGAAAGATACCATTGAGGTCAATGGCCAGACCCTGCAAGCCAAAGCGATCATTCTTGCCACGGGCTCCGAGCCGGTTATCCCTGCCCCATGGCGGGCATTTGGGGCGCGCATCCTTGACAGTGAAGGGGTCTTTCAACTGCAAGAGATGCCCAAAAGCCTCGCTGTTTTGGGGTTGGGTGCCATTGGGCTAGAGTTGGGCCAAGCCCTCTCAACCTTGGGTGTGGCGGTCACAGGGGTGGAGATGGCGCAGCATGTCGCCAACCTGCAAGATCCTGAAATCCGAGCCATGGCGCTGGAACAGTTTGGTAAGCAATTCCCCCTTCATCTCGGTCATGCGGCAAGCCTCTCTGAAGGGGAGAATGGGCAGATCCGGGTACAAGCCGGCCCGTTGGATATTCAGGTTGAAAAAGTGTTGGTCAGCCTAGGCCGCCGCCCCCGCGTGGCCGATATGGGATTGGCGGAGGTGGGCATTGCCTTGGACGCTCGCGGCGTGCCACTGTTTGACCCAACCACCACCAAGGTCGAAGGGGCCCCCATCTTTATTGCCGGAGATTGCACCAACGACCGGGTGATCTTTCATGAAGCGGCCGAAGAGGGCAAAATGGCGGGCTTTAATGGGTTGCGGGAACATCCCCAGCGCTTTCAACGCAAAACCCCGCTGGGCATTATCTTTACCGATCCCAACATCGCCACCTTTGGCATGGGTTACGAGGCCGCCTTGGCTGCCGGTGCGCAGATGGCCAGTGCCACCATTCACACCGAAAGCCGCGCCAAAGTGATGGGGGTTGAGGCCGCCATGGTACGCCTGTATGCCGACCCAGCCACCGGTCGCCTGCTCGGGGGGGCCCTCATCTCACCACGGGGTGAGCATATGGCCCACACCTTGGTGTGGGCGGTACAAGGGGGACTGACGGTACACCAAATGGCCAGCATGCCCTACTACCACCCCAATCTGGAAGAGGCCCTGTTTGCCGTGAGCAGTGCCCTAAGCAAACAGTGCAAGGGGGGCTATGAAGGGGTTCCAGCCGGGTTGATTCCGGCCTGA
- a CDS encoding efflux RND transporter periplasmic adaptor subunit yields the protein MAQSGAHTMLGGTVVPLKEVSFSAQMPGRVEFIAGVEGATFEEGVVLVALDEDDLLAKRRAAYAQYMKAQAAFRNSRVQYTREVYSGSHMESENTGMAIPKMFDRYMTRPFSDMVGADNSEVTRRAQIWDSGTRIDQARAQMMQTQAALQELDAKLRDTRTIAPFHGTIVQKHVEVGDTVQPGMPLLQFANIHHLQIKVEVPARLMPGIKKGMSIPARLDVGGTLIETRVAQVFPMADPQRHTVTVKLDLPSNVPGGPGMYAEVMIPDVTSPGDQVPAIPASAIIWRGSLPSVYVVSNGKMELRMIRRGGDTLEGGKVKVLSGLQVGETIVINPPNGLAGSWDAGSGEQKAP from the coding sequence ATGGCACAAAGTGGAGCTCACACCATGCTTGGTGGCACGGTTGTCCCGCTCAAGGAGGTATCCTTCTCAGCGCAGATGCCTGGCCGTGTGGAGTTTATCGCGGGCGTGGAGGGAGCAACGTTTGAAGAGGGGGTCGTACTCGTCGCACTGGACGAAGATGATCTGCTGGCCAAGCGGCGCGCAGCTTACGCTCAATATATGAAGGCCCAGGCGGCTTTCCGCAACTCCCGCGTGCAGTATACCCGAGAGGTCTACTCTGGGTCGCACATGGAGTCGGAAAATACCGGCATGGCCATACCTAAGATGTTTGACCGGTACATGACCCGTCCCTTTTCGGACATGGTTGGCGCGGACAACTCCGAGGTAACGCGGCGCGCCCAGATTTGGGATTCTGGCACCCGCATTGACCAAGCCCGGGCGCAGATGATGCAAACCCAGGCCGCTCTGCAAGAGTTGGATGCCAAACTGCGGGATACCCGTACCATTGCCCCCTTTCACGGTACCATCGTGCAAAAACATGTGGAGGTTGGGGATACGGTACAGCCTGGCATGCCACTGCTCCAGTTTGCCAACATTCACCACCTGCAAATCAAGGTGGAGGTACCGGCCCGTTTGATGCCCGGCATCAAAAAGGGGATGAGCATCCCGGCGCGTCTGGATGTGGGGGGAACCCTTATTGAGACACGTGTTGCCCAGGTCTTCCCCATGGCTGACCCTCAGCGCCACACGGTGACGGTTAAGTTGGATCTGCCCAGCAATGTTCCTGGCGGTCCGGGTATGTATGCTGAGGTGATGATTCCCGATGTAACCAGCCCTGGTGACCAAGTACCGGCGATTCCTGCCAGTGCGATTATCTGGCGCGGCAGTCTGCCTTCGGTCTACGTGGTCAGTAATGGCAAAATGGAGCTACGCATGATCCGCCGGGGTGGCGATACCCTGGAGGGCGGCAAGGTCAAGGTGCTCTCTGGTTTGCAAGTGGGTGAGACCATTGTGATCAACCCCCCCAATGGGCTGGCGGGTAGCTGGGATGCCGGTTCAGGCGAACAAAAAGCGCCCTAA
- a CDS encoding efflux RND transporter permease subunit, producing MQSDQMGHDKDTGSQTPDHALGIAGSMAKSFIHSPLSPLFLIACLAMGVMGLILTPRQEDPQISVPMVDIFVQYAGASSEQVETLVSDPLERIMSELHGVKHVYSATMRGQAMVTVEFDVGQNMEESLVKLYDRLQSNMDKMPPGVPRPLVKPRAVDDVPIVALTLWSTSVDDAYLRILSMDVLQQLNEVGNTSQGGVIGGRSEQIRVEVYPERLTGHHISLDQIAQTISSANSEKEVGSSETGDTGYRVYTGSFLKSAEDIKRLVVGTHQNVPVYISDVARVFSGPAETNQLVNYYTGAAKPEGVPEADGASAVTIYVAKKKGSNGVSVANGILAKVEELKTTLIPANVHVAVTRNYGETANEKVNELLFKLFIATMAVTVLIWFFLGLRPAIVTLIVIPVVILMTVFAAWLMGYTIDRVSLFALIFSIGILVDDAIVVVENIYRRWLLDGKTDSDISVDAVREVGNPTILATFTVIAALVPMGAVRGMMGPYMEPIPALGSVAMLFSLFAAFVFTPWLAQRLKPSMTNLEHHAKKEHRQAEMMERFYYWLIPQFLKSRAKGYGFLAGLVVVFFICCAMFYTTHVTVKILPLDNKPEFNVVVNMPEGTALFKTANLTQQLAKQIRENLPEVMALQTYVGTASPYNFNGLVRHYYLRQDSWQADIQVQLVHKSKRKNTSHDLAVQVRELLTPIAHAAGGKIQVVEMPPGPPVLQSVVAEVTGPTAEIRRQVARDLEQMFERSDSIVDVDTLIQDNNEVWRFEVDTEKAVRRGISVDSINRNLAMAMGGHKLGDIKRGSILEPTYIVLQVPLEVRAQIANLSDLPIQSSAGHTIPLGELGRFIKANQDPVIYHKDLRPVEFVTGEVTGRLDAPIYGMFDIEDMLKGYTAPDGVKIAGTYLGPPDTYSVSGFEWTGEWTVTYETFRDMGIAFGVALLFIYALVVGMFKNFTLPAIIMAPIPLTLMGIIPGHWLLDAKFTATSMIGFIALAGIIVRNSILLVDFAQEEILKGTSVQDAVILSCKARTRPIVITALALVAGSSVILSDYIFQGMAISLLAGALVSTVLTLVVIPLGCVTAASSFKQPDTGLVMTHFEPSPLPHQPLSPPPAQSGQADEAPEHVAPVTAAKPEPAPAPLEPAPEPLEPAPQPEAAPAARIETQAAVEVEQPQVTEAVTPPSPDKEASPAAETTPRKTIKAKRAVSKPAEDTPKPAAKKRATVIRKTVSKATATASAEPTLSEAAPVSDAPKQAVAENPVGTAPPVERVMIPEPVIPDEVETDSETTRGGGRGKRRGIRLKT from the coding sequence ATGCAATCCGATCAAATGGGACACGATAAGGATACTGGCTCACAGACGCCCGACCATGCCTTGGGCATTGCGGGTAGCATGGCCAAATCCTTTATTCACTCGCCCCTCTCCCCACTGTTTCTAATCGCCTGTTTGGCTATGGGCGTGATGGGACTGATCCTCACCCCCCGCCAGGAGGACCCGCAAATTTCGGTCCCCATGGTGGATATTTTTGTGCAGTACGCGGGGGCCTCCTCTGAGCAGGTGGAGACCTTGGTATCCGATCCGCTGGAGCGGATCATGAGCGAACTGCATGGGGTTAAACATGTCTACTCGGCCACCATGCGCGGTCAAGCCATGGTCACGGTGGAGTTTGACGTGGGGCAAAACATGGAGGAGTCCCTGGTCAAGCTGTATGACCGGTTGCAATCCAACATGGATAAAATGCCCCCTGGTGTGCCCCGCCCGCTGGTCAAGCCTCGTGCCGTGGACGATGTTCCCATCGTTGCCCTGACCCTGTGGTCCACCAGTGTGGATGATGCCTATTTGCGCATTCTCTCGATGGATGTGTTACAGCAGCTCAATGAGGTTGGCAATACCAGCCAAGGTGGCGTCATTGGTGGGCGTAGTGAGCAGATCCGGGTAGAGGTCTATCCTGAGCGGCTGACCGGCCACCATATTAGCCTCGATCAGATTGCCCAGACCATCAGTTCGGCCAACAGTGAAAAAGAGGTGGGCTCTTCAGAAACAGGTGACACCGGCTATCGGGTGTATACCGGCTCCTTTTTAAAGAGTGCTGAGGATATTAAGCGGCTGGTGGTGGGTACTCATCAAAATGTGCCTGTCTATATTAGCGATGTGGCGCGTGTCTTTAGTGGCCCCGCCGAGACCAACCAACTGGTCAACTATTACACCGGCGCTGCGAAACCCGAAGGGGTTCCTGAAGCGGATGGTGCCTCGGCAGTGACCATCTATGTTGCCAAGAAAAAGGGCTCCAACGGCGTTTCGGTCGCCAATGGCATTTTAGCGAAGGTCGAAGAGCTGAAAACCACCCTTATTCCAGCTAATGTGCACGTTGCCGTAACCCGTAACTATGGTGAAACCGCCAACGAAAAGGTTAATGAGCTGCTGTTTAAGCTGTTTATTGCCACCATGGCGGTGACGGTATTGATCTGGTTTTTCCTGGGTCTGCGGCCTGCCATTGTGACGTTGATCGTCATTCCGGTGGTGATCTTGATGACGGTGTTTGCCGCTTGGCTGATGGGGTATACCATTGACCGGGTATCGTTGTTTGCCTTGATTTTCTCCATTGGTATTTTGGTGGATGACGCCATCGTGGTGGTGGAGAACATCTACCGGCGCTGGTTGTTGGATGGCAAAACCGACTCTGACATCTCGGTGGATGCGGTGCGTGAGGTGGGTAACCCCACCATTTTGGCGACCTTCACGGTGATCGCGGCGCTGGTGCCCATGGGTGCGGTACGGGGTATGATGGGGCCTTATATGGAACCGATTCCTGCACTGGGTTCGGTCGCCATGCTCTTTTCATTATTTGCTGCCTTTGTCTTTACCCCATGGCTAGCGCAGCGTTTAAAACCCTCCATGACCAATTTGGAGCATCACGCCAAGAAGGAGCATCGCCAAGCGGAGATGATGGAGCGCTTCTATTATTGGCTGATTCCCCAGTTTCTTAAGAGTCGGGCTAAGGGCTATGGCTTTTTGGCGGGTTTGGTTGTTGTCTTCTTTATCTGCTGCGCCATGTTTTATACCACCCATGTTACGGTTAAAATTCTGCCCTTGGACAACAAGCCAGAGTTTAACGTGGTGGTGAATATGCCAGAGGGGACAGCCCTGTTTAAAACGGCCAACCTTACCCAGCAATTAGCCAAACAGATTCGGGAAAATTTACCTGAAGTTATGGCCCTGCAAACTTATGTTGGCACCGCCTCGCCCTATAACTTTAACGGTTTAGTCCGTCATTACTATCTGCGTCAGGACTCCTGGCAGGCGGATATTCAGGTGCAGTTGGTCCACAAGTCTAAGCGCAAAAATACCTCCCATGACTTGGCGGTACAGGTGCGCGAACTGCTTACCCCTATTGCCCATGCTGCTGGGGGTAAGATTCAGGTGGTCGAAATGCCTCCTGGGCCGCCGGTATTACAGTCGGTGGTAGCGGAAGTAACGGGCCCCACGGCGGAGATTCGCCGTCAAGTGGCACGAGATCTGGAGCAGATGTTTGAGCGCTCCGACAGCATTGTGGATGTGGATACCTTAATTCAGGACAACAATGAGGTGTGGCGCTTTGAGGTGGATACCGAAAAGGCGGTACGTCGTGGTATCTCTGTGGACAGCATTAACCGCAATTTGGCCATGGCCATGGGTGGGCATAAGCTAGGGGATATTAAGCGCGGTTCTATTTTGGAGCCCACCTATATTGTCTTACAGGTACCTTTAGAGGTGCGGGCGCAGATTGCCAACCTTTCCGATTTGCCCATTCAATCCAGCGCGGGGCATACCATTCCCTTGGGTGAGTTGGGTCGTTTTATCAAGGCCAATCAAGATCCGGTGATCTACCATAAAGATCTACGCCCTGTGGAGTTTGTAACTGGGGAAGTGACCGGGCGTTTGGATGCCCCCATCTATGGTATGTTTGATATTGAAGATATGCTTAAGGGCTATACCGCACCGGATGGCGTGAAGATCGCAGGCACCTATTTAGGCCCCCCCGACACCTATTCCGTCAGCGGTTTTGAGTGGACGGGTGAGTGGACGGTAACCTATGAGACCTTCCGTGATATGGGGATTGCCTTTGGCGTGGCGCTGCTGTTCATCTACGCGCTGGTGGTGGGGATGTTCAAAAACTTCACCCTGCCTGCCATCATTATGGCCCCCATTCCCCTTACTTTGATGGGGATTATACCGGGTCACTGGCTTTTGGACGCCAAATTTACCGCCACCTCCATGATCGGTTTTATCGCTCTGGCAGGTATTATTGTGCGGAACTCCATCCTGCTGGTGGACTTTGCCCAGGAGGAGATTCTCAAGGGCACCTCGGTGCAGGATGCGGTGATTCTTTCGTGTAAAGCGCGGACCCGTCCCATTGTTATTACCGCGCTGGCCCTGGTCGCTGGCTCTAGCGTCATCTTGAGCGACTATATCTTCCAGGGTATGGCGATCTCTTTGCTGGCGGGCGCTTTGGTCTCCACGGTCCTTACTTTGGTGGTGATTCCGTTGGGTTGTGTCACGGCGGCCAGTTCGTTCAAACAGCCGGACACCGGTTTGGTGATGACCCATTTTGAGCCCTCGCCACTGCCCCATCAGCCTCTGAGCCCCCCCCCTGCCCAGAGTGGGCAGGCCGACGAGGCCCCTGAGCATGTAGCCCCAGTAACCGCCGCAAAGCCGGAACCTGCGCCTGCGCCACTGGAACCTGCGCCTGAACCACTGGAACCTGCGCCACAGCCAGAAGCAGCACCAGCCGCACGTATTGAAACACAAGCCGCTGTTGAGGTTGAGCAACCCCAGGTTACAGAGGCGGTTACGCCGCCCTCCCCGGACAAGGAGGCGTCCCCTGCTGCGGAGACCACCCCGCGCAAGACGATCAAAGCCAAACGTGCGGTGAGTAAACCTGCGGAGGATACCCCCAAGCCAGCCGCTAAGAAACGTGCAACGGTGATTCGTAAAACGGTGAGTAAGGCGACCGCCACGGCGTCTGCTGAGCCAACGCTCTCCGAGGCCGCGCCAGTAAGCGATGCGCCCAAGCAGGCCGTTGCTGAAAATCCGGTGGGCACTGCGCCTCCTGTGGAGCGTGTTATGATTCCTGAACCGGTCATACCGGATGAGGTAGAGACCGACAGCGAAACCACCCGTGGTGGCGGTCGTGGCAAACGCCGCGGCATCCGCCTGAAAACCTAA
- a CDS encoding sulfur globule family protein, translated as MKKLSIIAIAALMGGAVMVSASQADAWWGGNPWNNGWGNNGWNNNGWGNGAGNGSGSGNFGFNMSGNATGNSNMYNGYNGYNGWNGYNGYAPYGYAPYGYAAPYGAPVAPWGVAPKAPAAPEAAK; from the coding sequence ATGAAAAAGCTGAGCATTATCGCTATTGCTGCCCTGATGGGCGGTGCTGTTATGGTTTCTGCTTCCCAGGCTGATGCTTGGTGGGGTGGCAATCCCTGGAACAACGGCTGGGGCAATAACGGCTGGAACAACAATGGCTGGGGTAACGGTGCTGGTAACGGTTCTGGTTCCGGCAACTTTGGCTTCAACATGTCTGGCAACGCCACCGGCAACTCCAACATGTACAATGGCTACAACGGTTATAACGGCTGGAACGGCTACAATGGCTATGCGCCTTATGGCTATGCGCCTTATGGTTATGCAGCTCCTTATGGTGCGCCTGTCGCCCCTTGGGGTGTGGCTCCTAAGGCCCCTGCCGCTCCCGAAGCTGCTAAGTAA
- a CDS encoding AAA family ATPase, whose translation MITVIGNLKGGCGKSTITFNLAIWLARLNQRVVAFDLDPQATLSDVNEVRREESGDPELTIYRPDSDPGKVFREHAEDEILVDVGASNLWAMRQAIASAQRILVPVPPSQADVWSTQRFLNMVKEATMRVEVPPQVLLFVNRADTHPGLKESDETDEALHMLPDVQVLPCRIGQRTAYRRSFSEGLAVFELSERSKASDEFFSLTKLLYPELAGDSSKKKKAPKEGKKSAKISKTG comes from the coding sequence ATGATCACTGTCATAGGCAACCTTAAAGGGGGCTGCGGCAAAAGCACCATCACATTCAACCTTGCCATTTGGCTGGCACGGTTAAATCAGCGTGTGGTGGCTTTCGATTTAGACCCCCAAGCCACCCTCAGCGATGTTAACGAGGTGCGCCGTGAAGAGTCGGGCGATCCTGAACTAACCATCTACCGTCCCGACAGCGATCCAGGTAAAGTTTTTCGCGAGCATGCCGAGGATGAAATTTTGGTGGATGTGGGTGCCTCTAACTTATGGGCTATGCGTCAAGCCATTGCTTCGGCCCAACGTATTTTGGTCCCTGTTCCGCCCAGCCAAGCGGATGTGTGGTCAACGCAGCGGTTTCTCAATATGGTCAAAGAGGCCACCATGCGGGTGGAGGTACCACCCCAGGTATTGCTGTTTGTTAACCGGGCCGATACCCACCCTGGGCTTAAAGAGAGTGACGAAACAGACGAAGCGTTGCATATGCTGCCCGATGTACAGGTGTTACCCTGTCGTATTGGTCAGCGTACCGCCTATCGCCGCTCTTTTAGCGAAGGGTTGGCGGTGTTTGAACTCTCGGAACGCAGCAAGGCTTCGGATGAGTTTTTCAGCTTAACCAAGCTGCTCTATCCCGAGCTTGCCGGGGATTCATCAAAGAAGAAAAAAGCCCCTAAAGAGGGGAAAAAAAGCGCAAAGATCTCTAAAACGGGGTAA